The sequence below is a genomic window from Pleurocapsa sp. PCC 7327.
TTCGGTTTCGCCGCATAGGTCAGATCCTCGAATGCGCCGACCGTCGGGTAGGGTAACGGTCTCGCCGCGTTTGAGCTGGCCGTAAATCGGACCGGGAGGAATGCCGAGAGCAGTAGCTTTTTCGACGTTGAATCGTCCGGGACGGTCTTTTTCGCCAATGCGGTAGCCATAGGCAGGAACCCGATGCTTCAAGAGGCGGCAGCTGACGATAAATTCTTCATCTTCATAAACACGTCCGGGACTGATGGGATGAACTTTAACTCGGTTGGAAAAATAGGTGTAGGAATACTTGGAGCAAGCACGTATATAATCGTCTAGACCGGCTGGCCCGTAGATATCGATCGCCTGGGCGCTGCCTGCCAATCCGCAGCTAGCCAGCAATCCCATCAAGCCAAAGATGTGATCGCCGTGCATGTGGGTAATAAAAATCCGCCGGATTTGAGAACTTCTAATGTCGCTGCGCAGTAGTTGGTGCTGAGTTCCTTCGCCGCAGTCGAATAGCCAGACTTCTGCCCGTTGGGGCAGGCGCAGGGCAACACTAGAAACATTGCGCGATCGCGTCGGGACTCCAGAACTCGTGCCTAAAAACGTAATCTCCACGGTGCTATCTCTTCTTGTCTTTGAATGCCTTCTTTACCTATCGTGACTAAAAAAGTTCAAAATTTATTCAAAATGAGCAAGCCAAATGTTTTGAACTTTGAACTATCATGACACAGCCACATATAAATCTAAAGAGATCTAAGTGAGGGCGCGATCAATCCGATAGTTAGCCCCTGTTTCAAAAATTTCTCTGGCACGTTCGGTTAATTTTACCTTTGCTGCATGGGCAAATGCCGCATTGCAATCGATCGTCCAGCCAAAATAGCAGCGATCGCAATAAAAATTCGAGTCATCATTGCTAAATAAGAATGCAGATAAACTGCCAAGAAGAAGTAGCCCAAAACAATTACTTTTTTCCCGAAGCCAATTTATCTGCCCAGCGAGTGGTTTCTGGCAAACGATATTTGGTCGTACAGCGCAAAACATAATCGATCGCCGTACTCAGACTGATACGATGTCCAACAGAAACATAGACCGGGTTGACATTGGTACGGGTACGCAAGACTACCCCGACGACATCGCCGCGATCGCGCAACGGTTGCCAACTGCCTTTTTCTGGAGACAATTCTTCATGTTTGCCCACCAATAAAGATTTTGCCACGCCAATCGTCGGAACATCTATTAAAACTCCCAGATGGCAAGCAATCCCAAAGCGGCGAGGATGGGCAATGCCCTGACCGTCGCAGAGGATTAAATCGGGGACGAGATTGAGTTTTTCAAGGGCTTTTAGAATTGCGGGGATCTCCCGGAAGGAGAGGAATCCGGGAATATAAGGAAAAGTCGTGGGCATCTGAGCGATCGCGCTTTCGAGTAACTGCAATTGGGGAAAACTCAACACGGCTACGGCAGCTTGCGTCATCGTGTAATTGTCCTCAAATCCCACGTCTACCCCAGCGACATAACGAACCTCTCCCAAGTTATTTTCTACAATAACTAAATGTCGGAGTTGCTTTTGGATCTCGATCGCTTCCTCAATGGTTTGCGCCCAAGCAGGATTGCAGTTAATTTTCATTGCGCCATTGCATAGTGAACCAACTGACCCAATTTCTCTGTGAGGGTTTCTAATCCGAAACGCTCAGTTGCAGAAATAAAGACAGCCAGTGGAAATTCTTCCTTGGCTCGTTCTAGCGTCTCGCTATCGACGCGATCGATTTTGTTAAAAGCAATCAGCATCGGTCCCGGTGTCAGGGGCATCTCGGCAAGAATCGCCATGACCGATCGCAACTGGGCGTGCCAAGCCCGATGGGACAAATCGACGACGTGAAGCAGGGCATCGGCTTCGGTCACTTCTTCGAGGGTGGCACGGAAAGCATCCACCAGAGAAGGAGGAAGTTCGTGAATAAATCCTACCGTGTCGGTTAGCAGGATCGTTCGAGATTCCCCTGTCTCAGGATCGGGCACTAGCAGCCGCCGAGTCGTCGGATCGAGGGTCGCAAACAGTCGATCGGCTACATAGACCTCAGCATTCGTCAAGGCGTTAATTAGGGTAGACTTACCCGCATTGGTATAGCCGACAATAGCCACGCTGGGCACTTCTTTCTTTTGGCGTTGTTTGCGCAAGCGGGAACGGTGCGCCTGGAGTTCGTTGACTTCTTGTTGCAGGCGGGCAATGCGGCGCTGAATGGTACGGCGTTCGGTTTCTAATTTGGTTTCTCCAGGACCTCTAGTGCCGATCCCACCGCCTAGACGAGACATTGCCCGTCCTCGACCTGTCAGGCGAGGCAGCATGTATTCTAGCTGTGCCAGTTCGACCTGTAATTTTCCCGCCCGGGATTGGGCGCGTTGGGCAAAGATATCTAAAATTACTTCGGTGCGATCGACTACGCGAATCCCGAATTGAGTTTCTAGGTTGCGGACTTGGGCAGGAGACAAATCGCGATCGAAAACGACTAAATTTGCGCCCAGAGTCTGAACTTTGAGAGCAATTTCTTCTACCTTGCCCGCGCCGACGACTGTTTGCGAATCGGGACGAGGACGCTTTTGTCGAATGGTATCCAAAACTTCTCCGCCAGCCGTATCTACTAGCCGTTCCAGTTCTGCCAAACCCGTTTTAAATTCATCGTCACTCATGTCCTCGGTCTTTAAGCCAACAACGATCGCGCGATCGCGATCGGCATCGACTTGTTGCGCGACGTATTCCCGTTGGAATTCTGCTTCCAAACCTTCGACTAAATCTAGAAAATCCTGTCTGGCAAGAACGTCCAGATTCATAGGCGCAGAAACCGTCCAATAGTAGCGGTTATCTGGGTTGAGGTCTGATGGAGGCAGAAGATGGGCGATGAAAGCTTCCTTGACATAGCCCGTCGCGCCGCCACCGCGTCGTTCAAACCCCGTTCCTGTCAGGGTTAGCACGACCAATGCATCCAATCGCTGCAACACCATCGCTGTGAGACTAGCTTCTTTGGGCGGTTCGGCTTTAAGTTTGGTGGCGATACAACGAATGCCGCAAAGTCGTTCCGCACCGTAACGAGGTAGTTCGAGGGCGGGGATTTGGGTTTGGCGAGGGGTTCCTATGCCCACGCGAACGATCTGTCCCCGACGATTGACATAGGCACAGACGGGGCGATCGATCTCCGTGCTAATCGCTGCCAGCCGTTGGGCAAATTCCGGCGTAGTAAAGCGATCGCCAGGTAAGCGCTGATGGTACAGTCGTTGTAGTTGTTTGATTTGGCTGGGCTTCAGACCCTGTAGGTTTCCGTAGATGGTATCGATAGGCATTCTCCTTCGCTAGGCTTGTAATTCTTATTCTACAATTTGTAATATTTATATTACAAGTTCTTTGACTTGACTAAAAAACTTTGGATTTTGCGATCGCCGATCGCAAAATAGTTAGTCGTTAGTAATTATTAATTAGTGGAAATAAACTAATAACGACTAACAACTAACTAACTACCGATTACTGATTACTAAATTTAGCCCGCTTTGGGAATAAGCTCCAAAAAGGCATCGAAGTCTCTCAAGGCCTCGCGATATTGAGTCTCAGCAATTTCAGAATTGCGAGCTTTAGCAGCTGCATCAATGCGTTCAAAGTGAATGAATAACTCCTTAGCCAGTTTAGTCGCTTGTTCTCGATCTTTAGGTAAAAGGCTGCGGGACAAATTCAGCATGTCTTGACGCAGGTGTCCGAAAGGACCGTGGATGAGACTACCTGCATCAACCCACTTTCTATTAGCAATGAGATCTCGGAGTTCCGACATCCGTTCTCGTACTTCTTCCACAGGTTCTACCAACACTTGAAGTTGCGCGATTTTCTCTGGCGTGTAGGTGGTTGGGATAGTTGCTTGGGGACTAGAGCAACTGACCAACAAGGTTGCGACCAGTATCAAAATCAAAGACAGAATAGACCGAAGACGTGGCATTTCTCTATTATTACTATTCAACGATTTACTAATTTACTACTGATTGTCTCAGGAATCCGTCTCTTTAGAACGCCTGGTAAGACACAAAAATTAACAATCGCCGTTTTTTGAAATGGGAGTGTGGGGAGACAAGAGAGACAAAGGGACAAGGGGAGACGGGGAGACAATTAACTACTAACCCCTATACGGCTAACCCCTATACGGCAGGTTTATCTAAAAACACGAGAGATTTACCTACACTTACTACAAAAAACCCGTCCCTACGACTACTTCCCAATGACAAATGACTAATGACAAAGGACGCATGACGAATTAAAAAGTTTTATTTTTAGAGCTTTAATATTTGCGATCGCGCTCGAATTCCCCGGTTAAAAACCAAGAAAACAATAAAGTTACTTTAGACTAGATATAATTTAAAAAAATCATTTTATAGATAGAAATTCATATTATTTTTTTATTTTATTTGGATAAATACTTGCTAACGTGTTATGACTGTTTCATTACTAAAGTTTAGAAAAATGCCATACTAATTTGCATAAAAAAACGGATTTCTTCCCGATAAAGAAAAATAAGAGACGCAACCCATTATACTTGGCAGAGGAAGAAATCGTTCGAGATAACCAAACAGCTTTGACGATAATTATGAGTGAAACGCAACCCCAATCTCTGCTTGACATCAATGGACTGGATTTAGGAATTCAAGATAACTGGGAACTCGAGAGTGGCGACAAAACAGTTTCTAGCGGGCGGGAGAACGTTAGCTTCGCCAGTTATCAGTTACCAGTGACCAATGAAAAACAACAATCGCTCGCAGATAACTGGTCGCTAGTCGCTGAGAAAGGGGTTTCTTCGCTACAACCCGATGGAAAATTTGCTCCTTCGACAGTTATCCGTAACGAACCGAATCTAGAGCCAAAGAATTTAGTAGAAGAGGATTTTTTTGCCGATCGAGTTAAACCGATTTACGAACAGGGGAAAAACGTCTCTAGCTCGGAGATTGTACCCCAAAGCAACGGTGCCAGTCCGCTAATGAACCTCAGCGAGTTCCGCGCCGATAGTCGTTTTGCCGGAATTAACGGACAGGGGTTCACAGTAGTAGTTCTCGATACCGGAATCGACCGAAATCATCCTTTTTTCGGACCAGACAGCGACAAAAATGGCGTTGCCGATCGCATTGTGGCTCAATACGATTTTGCCGAGAAGGATGCAGATGCGAGCGATCGCAGCGGGCACGGGAGCCACATGTCGAGTATTATTGCCTCCTCGGATAACCAATATCCCGGCGTGGCACCAGGTGCAAACATCATTCACCTCAAGGTCTTTGAAGATGATGGGGGTGGCAGCTTCCAGTATGTCGAAGAAGCCTTGCAATGGGTAGTCGCCAATCTCGACGATTACAATATTGCCAGCGTCAATCTCTCTTTTGGAGATAACGGCAATTATAACGAGCCAATTCGCAGTTATGGGATTGACGATGAAATAGAAACATTGGCAGGCAACAATGTCGCCGTCGTTACGGCGGCGGGGAATAATTTTTACACTTCCCAAAGCGATCGCGGCGTGATGTATCCTGCTGCCGATCCTAACGTCATCTCGGTTGGTGCGGTCTATAGCTCGGATGTCGGCAGCGTATCCTATAGCAACGGTGCTAATGCTAGTTCTACCGGAGCGGATCGCATTATGCCCATTTCCCAGCGCCATAAAACCCTTACCTCCACCTTTGCCCCAGGCGGACCGATTGCGGCGGCTAACGCCGATGGCGGTACGATGACGCTACAAGGTACCAGTCAAGCGGCTGCTCATGTAACAGGCGCGATCGTACTTGCTCAACAGCTAGCCGTGCGGGAACTGGGACGGCGATTGAGCGTTGGCGAACTAGAGAATCTCTTAGCTTCTACAGGTAAAAGCATTATCGACGGCGACGACGAGCAAGATAACGTCGAAAATACGGGTCTTACCTTCAAGCGCATCGATATGAATGCCCTTGGCAAGGCAATTGCGAGCATGGACAATAATAACAGTCCAGCCTCAGCTAAGGGACAATTTGGTAAAGCTACCAGTTACGATCCCCTTACAGGTACTAACACGGCTGGAGCAAGGCTCTCAGGAGAGGATTCCTTCCTTCTGGGGACGGGTGCCGAGTCGTGTTTCGATCGCAATGGCACGAATGAGGAGGTTTTAATTGATGGCTATAGCAGCTATAGCGGGATCGTTCGCTCCAATAGTTTGCCTGTAACTACTATGGATAGATTGAACGAATCATTGGAGATAGTTGCTGGAAGTCTCGATAGTTCTGCTGTGCTGTAGCAGCGATCGCTTATTTATGCAGTTTCTTTAAAGCCGTTACGATATTAATTTCAGTAAAAGTGACATACTCCCGACCACAAGCTGCGCTATGCGGCGGGCTTCTCTGGGTCTTCAATAGACTTGCGAGCATTTTTAAGTGAGGCGATACCCAACCCCACCTTTTTAATTAAAATAGCAGCATTCGTATCCCTATCTAGTTCACAGCCACAAGGACAAGAATGCCATCTATCAGACAAAGTTTTAGTAACTTTGTTTAAACAATTAGAGCAATATTGACTGGTTCCTCTTGGGTTTACTTTGATGACTTTTGCACCAGCTTTCTCAGCTTTGTACATCAGAATTTCAATGAATTGACCCAGACCAGCATCCCAAAAGCTCTTATTCATCCCTGACTTTTGAGCTTGTTTATTAGGGAGAAATTTTCCTTGCTCATCGGTTTTAGGTTTATTTCTTTTGGACATATTTTTAATGTCCAAATCCTCAATAAAAATAACATCAGACTGCTTTAACAAATCTTGTGCTGTCTCAAAATGAAACTGCTTTCTTTGTCTAGCTATCTTTTGATGCAGCCTAGCTATTTTTTTTAAAAAGAAGCTTTCTGGCTCTACTTTTCTTTTTTCTAGTCTCAACTTTCTGTTGTAAAATTGCTAGTTTCTCTTTATATTTTCTGAAAAATTTAGGGGGATGAATAAATTCTCCCTCTGAGGTAGAAGCTATTTTCTCAAGACCCAAATCAATCCCGATACTGTTATCCCAATCTGGTTCTACATTATTGGTTAAATCTGGGACTGATTTATTTAAGAGCGAAATCGTTACATAAAATCCATCAGCTTTCTTAGTTATTGAAACTGTTTTAAACAGAAACCCTTCTGGGATTGGTCTTATGTGAAAAATGGAGTTGTGAGTCGATTGAATTTAACGGTAAAAGCGACCACGTCCATTTACTTTTTCGCTATTATCCGCAGTTACAATTAAGCAAGTTTGTTAACTCTTTGAAAACAGTAACTAGCAGATTAATTAGAAAAGAGTTTGCCCATCAACTTCCCGAATCCTATGAACGTCGTCACGTTTTTTTGGAATAAATCTTATTTTGTTGCGTCTTGCGGTGGGGTCACTGTGGAAGTTCTTAAAAAATATGTTCAGTGGAGCGGTTTGGTTTTGCTGAAAGCCGATCTCCAAGAGGCCGATCTAACAGGAACAATCTTAACCGATGCTGACTTGCGAGGTGCAATCATGCCTGATGGAACTGTGCATGATTAAATATGAAAGGGATGCATGAGAATATTATGTTCTGCCGTGAAGACAATCATAAAGTTGAAAGTCCCGGAGACACCGAGCATCAGTCCATCAGAAAAGCTTCCTTGTCCGATGGGATAGATCGGCAGGACGGAAGTGGCAGCCGCAACCGGAACCGAAAAGGCAACCGAAATCCAAGGACGCATCCCCAGACGATAGCTCAGTTCCCACTGACGACCCATATAAGCATAGATGGCAATCAGAAAATGGAGCACGATTAGCTCATAGAGACCGCCATTGTAGAGCCATTCATCGAGAGTGGAAGCATCCCAAATCGGGTAAAAGTGCAAGCCAATCGCAGCCGAAGTGGGAACGACAGTTGCCATCATAAGATTATTGCCACCAAGCAGCGAACCCTTTACAGGCTCGCGGATTCCATCAATATCCACTGGAGGTGCGGCAATAATGGCAAGGATAAAAACAATCGCAGAAACTAAGGCGGTGGGAATTAATTGATATTAAGGGTTTTCGAGTTAGGAAAGCAGAAGAGAAGGGGATTGTCTCCCTGGTTCGCGGACAAAGATTAAGGGTAAGAGCGCTACCAGGCGCAGTACGGCAGAAAGAATAAACAGTCCGTCAATGCCGCCGAAAGAAGCGTATTGACTCAAGAAGCCTCCAATAGTCGTGCCCAATGCACCTCCCAAGCCGCTGATAGCAGCCGCAGTTGCAAAATAACTCGACGATGACTTCCCGATAGGCGCGATCGCCATTTGTAAATTATTAGAGCAAAGATCGATTGCTGACCAAGCGCTGCCCCAAAGCACGTATAATAGGGGCAGCCATAGCCAAACAGAAAGCCTATCGGTATTAACCCCCAGCCACAGTAAAGGGATTGCGGCAACTAAAATTCCTACCGACAGCAACACCCGACGATTGCCGATGTGGTCTGCCAATTTTCCCCATATCAGCAGCATCAAGACATTAGCCCCTGCGTTGAGACTACTATAGATGGTCACGCAACCAATATCCAGTCCTAAGTTTTTGAGGAGATAAACATTGAAAAAAGGAAGGCTGAGGTTAATCGCAAACATCCATACGCCGTAATAGAATAGATATTTAAGGAAGTTAGTATCTCTCAGGAGACTGACAAATGCAGGCGGTTGGAGAACTGAAGAATCTGACTCAGGCGCGATCGCTTTGCTTGCTGCCTGTGGATTGACATCTGCCATCAACAACTGAAAGCTCAAACTAACAATCCCTGCCAAGACTGCCAGAGTTAAGACCAGACTGTAGGCTTGAATCGTTCCGCCTCCCCAATAAGACATTATCATTCCCAGTAAAGGCACGCAAAACAAGTTAGTTAGATTCGCCATACTATTGCGCAGTCCAAAATATCGCCCCCGCAAGCGTCGGGGAACCAAGACTGCCATCCAGCTAACCCAAGAAGCGCTGCCCATAGCGCTGCAAGTATGGGTAAATAGGGAAATTAATAGCGTCCATTGAATCAGTTGGTGCGCCTCAAATAGATGCGCCCCAAAACCAATAATTCCTAAGACTAAAATCATCCATAACATTCGCGCCGGACTGAAAACTCGAAAGTTATACCAACGACGGCTAATCGTTCGATCTGCCAAGTATGCGCCTACGGGTTGGAGAAAATTGGCTAACATGGGGATTGCTGCTAAATAACCAATTTCTACGCTCGTAGCTCCCAAATTTAGCAAGAAATTGCTCAGTAAAACATCGCCCGTTGCGCAGGAGAAAATCGTCGAGAAAATGCTATCGTAGGTTGAAGCTTTGAGGCTGCTGCGGATCTGTTGTTTGGCAGGTTTGGCAGATGGAGCGATAAAAGCGCTCTCTGCAATAGCGATCGCGTCGTCCAACCTATCGGTACTGTTTGGTGGGGTTAGCGTCTCTGAAACCGATAGCTTTCGGGTTTTTACGATGGCAACATCTCCGGGTAATTTGAGCATAAAGACGAACGGATTTCGAGTTGGCTTAGGAAGTAAAAAGGCAGACTAATCATAAAGAAATCTTTAATATTTTGCGATCGATCTGCAAAAATTGAAAACCAAATAAACTGGGACTTATAAAAAAATCGAGAATTTAGAGAGGTCTTGTCGAAAGAGTCAGACTGTAGCGACAATAGAAATTAGCGATCCCTCTAGGGTTTTCCTCAAAAAGCTCCGGTGTAGCGATCGATCTGCAAGAATTAATCTTTGCCGCTACATTTTATTAAGAATTATGTAGTCGATGACCACTCCTGCTATTGACAATAAAATTCCCTACCTATCTTCATTTTTGTCAAAGATTAAGCAATTTTTCCTAAAATGGGGGAGTTTATTGTTAATTGTTTTCTCTCTGACAGCCTGTAGCCAAAATACGGATGGAATAATCACCGTAACCCTAAGTGGCTGGCAAAGCAATCCCACTGAAAGACATTTGATAGAACAAGTTTTAAAAGATTTTGAAGTGAAACATCCCGATATAAAGATCGACTTTGAAATCATAACCGACCAGTATATGGATGTTATCAAGACGCGATTAATTGGCGATGCTGCGCCAGATGTTTTTTACTTAGAGGCTTTTGAAGCCCCTTTACTGATGAGTTATGGGGTTTTAGAACCTTTAGATAGCTACATTACTGCTGAGTTCGATCTAGCTGATTTTGAACCTTCTTTGCTCGAAGTGTTTAAATACAAAGGTAAACTCTATGGCTTGCCAAAAGATTTTTCTACATTAGCCCTATTTTATAACAAACAATTCTTCAGTCAAGCTAACTTGAAGACTCCTCCAAAAACTTGGCAACAGTTGCGGAAGTATTCCAAAAGACTTACTGTCGATCTTAATGGCGATCGCAGAAAAGATCGCTATGGTTTGGGAATTACGCCAGAACTCGCGCGTCAATACTTTTTAATGAAAGCGTTTGGGGGAGAATTAATCAACCGAAAAGATTACGCTAGTTTTGCAACAAAAAAGAGCGTAAAAGGGTTAAAGAAAATTGTCGAGCAATATCAAAAAGAGCAAACGGCTGCTCAACCTTCGGATGTGGGCGCAAGTTCTGATAGTGAAATGTTTGGTCAGGGAAAAGCTGCGATGGTAGTTGACGGAAATTGGGCAATTCCTTATTTAAAAGAAACCTTTCCCGATCTTGAATTTGCTACAGCTGAGGTGCCATCAATAAACGGAAAAAAAAGTACGATGGCTTATACAGTTGCTTATGTAATGAACAAAAAAGCCAAACATAAAGATGCAGCCTGGAAACTCATCTCTTATCTGACCGGAAAAGAGGGCATGCAAGCTTGGGCAAAAGGTGGAGTTGTCTTGCCAAGCCGAAGATCGATCCTATCAGAACTAGGATATATAGAAAATCCTCTTTACGCTCCTTTTATCAGAGGAATAAATTATGCAACGATATGGCAAGCTGGAATAAATTTACCGACTATTAGAACTCATTTTAATAATCAATTTTTAAGTGCTTTATTGGGTCA
It includes:
- a CDS encoding ribonuclease Z — translated: MEITFLGTSSGVPTRSRNVSSVALRLPQRAEVWLFDCGEGTQHQLLRSDIRSSQIRRIFITHMHGDHIFGLMGLLASCGLAGSAQAIDIYGPAGLDDYIRACSKYSYTYFSNRVKVHPISPGRVYEDEEFIVSCRLLKHRVPAYGYRIGEKDRPGRFNVEKATALGIPPGPIYGQLKRGETVTLPDGRRIRGSDLCGETEPGRKIAYCTDTIYCDSAIELAEDADVLIHEATFAHEDAQMAFESLHSTSTMAAQVALAAKAKQLIMTHFSPRYTPANPMDVKDLLAEAKAIFPNTMLAYDFLTYEVPRRRTAEETQVSTV
- the nfi gene encoding deoxyribonuclease V (cleaves DNA at apurinic or apyrimidinic sites) — translated: MKINCNPAWAQTIEEAIEIQKQLRHLVIVENNLGEVRYVAGVDVGFEDNYTMTQAAVAVLSFPQLQLLESAIAQMPTTFPYIPGFLSFREIPAILKALEKLNLVPDLILCDGQGIAHPRRFGIACHLGVLIDVPTIGVAKSLLVGKHEELSPEKGSWQPLRDRGDVVGVVLRTRTNVNPVYVSVGHRISLSTAIDYVLRCTTKYRLPETTRWADKLASGKK
- the hflX gene encoding GTPase HflX encodes the protein MPIDTIYGNLQGLKPSQIKQLQRLYHQRLPGDRFTTPEFAQRLAAISTEIDRPVCAYVNRRGQIVRVGIGTPRQTQIPALELPRYGAERLCGIRCIATKLKAEPPKEASLTAMVLQRLDALVVLTLTGTGFERRGGGATGYVKEAFIAHLLPPSDLNPDNRYYWTVSAPMNLDVLARQDFLDLVEGLEAEFQREYVAQQVDADRDRAIVVGLKTEDMSDDEFKTGLAELERLVDTAGGEVLDTIRQKRPRPDSQTVVGAGKVEEIALKVQTLGANLVVFDRDLSPAQVRNLETQFGIRVVDRTEVILDIFAQRAQSRAGKLQVELAQLEYMLPRLTGRGRAMSRLGGGIGTRGPGETKLETERRTIQRRIARLQQEVNELQAHRSRLRKQRQKKEVPSVAIVGYTNAGKSTLINALTNAEVYVADRLFATLDPTTRRLLVPDPETGESRTILLTDTVGFIHELPPSLVDAFRATLEEVTEADALLHVVDLSHRAWHAQLRSVMAILAEMPLTPGPMLIAFNKIDRVDSETLERAKEEFPLAVFISATERFGLETLTEKLGQLVHYAMAQ
- the psbQ gene encoding photosystem II protein PsbQ — translated: MPRLRSILSLILILVATLLVSCSSPQATIPTTYTPEKIAQLQVLVEPVEEVRERMSELRDLIANRKWVDAGSLIHGPFGHLRQDMLNLSRSLLPKDREQATKLAKELFIHFERIDAAAKARNSEIAETQYREALRDFDAFLELIPKAG
- a CDS encoding S8 family serine peptidase, giving the protein MSETQPQSLLDINGLDLGIQDNWELESGDKTVSSGRENVSFASYQLPVTNEKQQSLADNWSLVAEKGVSSLQPDGKFAPSTVIRNEPNLEPKNLVEEDFFADRVKPIYEQGKNVSSSEIVPQSNGASPLMNLSEFRADSRFAGINGQGFTVVVLDTGIDRNHPFFGPDSDKNGVADRIVAQYDFAEKDADASDRSGHGSHMSSIIASSDNQYPGVAPGANIIHLKVFEDDGGGSFQYVEEALQWVVANLDDYNIASVNLSFGDNGNYNEPIRSYGIDDEIETLAGNNVAVVTAAGNNFYTSQSDRGVMYPAADPNVISVGAVYSSDVGSVSYSNGANASSTGADRIMPISQRHKTLTSTFAPGGPIAAANADGGTMTLQGTSQAAAHVTGAIVLAQQLAVRELGRRLSVGELENLLASTGKSIIDGDDEQDNVENTGLTFKRIDMNALGKAIASMDNNNSPASAKGQFGKATSYDPLTGTNTAGARLSGEDSFLLGTGAESCFDRNGTNEEVLIDGYSSYSGIVRSNSLPVTTMDRLNESLEIVAGSLDSSAVL
- a CDS encoding RNA-guided endonuclease TnpB family protein: MRLEKRKVEPESFFLKKIARLHQKIARQRKQFHFETAQDLLKQSDVIFIEDLDIKNMSKRNKPKTDEQGKFLPNKQAQKSGMNKSFWDAGLGQFIEILMYKAEKAGAKVIKVNPRGTSQYCSNCLNKVTKTLSDRWHSCPCGCELDRDTNAAILIKKVGLGIASLKNARKSIEDPEKPAA
- a CDS encoding MFS transporter, coding for MLKLPGDVAIVKTRKLSVSETLTPPNSTDRLDDAIAIAESAFIAPSAKPAKQQIRSSLKASTYDSIFSTIFSCATGDVLLSNFLLNLGATSVEIGYLAAIPMLANFLQPVGAYLADRTISRRWYNFRVFSPARMLWMILVLGIIGFGAHLFEAHQLIQWTLLISLFTHTCSAMGSASWVSWMAVLVPRRLRGRYFGLRNSMANLTNLFCVPLLGMIMSYWGGGTIQAYSLVLTLAVLAGIVSLSFQLLMADVNPQAASKAIAPESDSSVLQPPAFVSLLRDTNFLKYLFYYGVWMFAINLSLPFFNVYLLKNLGLDIGCVTIYSSLNAGANVLMLLIWGKLADHIGNRRVLLSVGILVAAIPLLWLGVNTDRLSVWLWLPLLYVLWGSAWSAIDLCSNNLQMAIAPIGKSSSSYFATAAAISGLGGALGTTIGGFLSQYASFGGIDGLFILSAVLRLVALLPLIFVREPGRQSPSLLLS
- a CDS encoding ABC transporter substrate-binding protein, which translates into the protein MTTPAIDNKIPYLSSFLSKIKQFFLKWGSLLLIVFSLTACSQNTDGIITVTLSGWQSNPTERHLIEQVLKDFEVKHPDIKIDFEIITDQYMDVIKTRLIGDAAPDVFYLEAFEAPLLMSYGVLEPLDSYITAEFDLADFEPSLLEVFKYKGKLYGLPKDFSTLALFYNKQFFSQANLKTPPKTWQQLRKYSKRLTVDLNGDRRKDRYGLGITPELARQYFLMKAFGGELINRKDYASFATKKSVKGLKKIVEQYQKEQTAAQPSDVGASSDSEMFGQGKAAMVVDGNWAIPYLKETFPDLEFATAEVPSINGKKSTMAYTVAYVMNKKAKHKDAAWKLISYLTGKEGMQAWAKGGVVLPSRRSILSELGYIENPLYAPFIRGINYATIWQAGINLPTIRTHFNNQFLSALLGQQSLIKALQKAQKDANKEIQAADY